One Hordeum vulgare subsp. vulgare chromosome 4H, MorexV3_pseudomolecules_assembly, whole genome shotgun sequence DNA window includes the following coding sequences:
- the LOC123446600 gene encoding uncharacterized protein LOC123446600, with the protein MTATGSLRHTKIEQPSADSPEKTSSAGPSGNVAEDRGAPRSGTPSSSPKREEEEDDDDEAIPAPARKRCEDPHTLRLVLLNLIRTFYLEALSRLPAARLWSTHARGVLVAGHCYGPLSPVDNILVNAIWYDTAFPRRPTADFHFGDVLEISAECIARIAHRSLEGLIACLLDLCPSLSRDEALWHLRLSKADLSQAIASASDSVSAPTQAAFLKAAEAAHHPMPRAMALFVSSVLPKVERDANRLLCVNRVLTAPGLDRLSDMLVPSPLPEHLYPPPPLVTSWVAAIIKSRIEGSKSSQESSRQLIETALCKYSQQTGQHYELHLACGIHMFIKSEAFWHINFLARPKDTAGELPIYFFAEATVPMGEDNEFLEEDIGLVLPNQTGWNWWV; encoded by the coding sequence ATGACCGCCACCGGCAGCCTCCGCCACACCAAGATCGAGCAGCCCTCCGCCGATTCGCCTGAGAAGACCTCCTCAGCCGGCCCATCTGGTAATGTAGCAGAGGACCGCGGCGCCCCTCGCAGCGGGACCCCTTCATCTTCTCCCAAgcgcgaagaggaggaggacgacgacgacgaggcgaTCCCCGCCCCGGCGCGAAAGCGCTGCGAAGATCCCCACACCCTGAGGCTCGTGCTGTTGAACTTGATCCGCACCTTCTACCTGGAGGCGCTCTCCCGCCTGCCCGCCGCCCGACTCTGGAGCACGCACGCCCGCGgcgtcctcgtcgccggccactGCTACGGGCCACTCTCCCCCGTCGACAATATCCTCGTCAACGCCATCTGGTATGACACCGCGTTtccccgccgccccaccgccgactTTCACTTCGGCGATGTGCTCGAGATCAGCGCCGAATGCATCGCCCGCATCGCTCACCGCTCCCTGGAGGGTCTCATCGCCTGCCTCCTTGACCTctgcccctccctctcccgcgACGAAGCGCTCTGGCACCTCCGCCTCTCCAAGGCCGACCTCTCCCAGGCCATCGCCTCTGCCTCCGATTCCGTCTCGGCGCCCACCCAAGCCGCCTTTCTCAAGGCCGCCGAGGCGGCGCACCACCCCATGCCGCGCGCCATGGCTCTCTTCGTCTCCTCGGTACTTCCCAAGGTTGAGCGTGACGCGAACAGGCTTCTCTGCGTCAACCGGGTGCTCACAGCCCCCGGGCTCGACCGCCTCTCTGACATGCTGGTGCCCTCCCCGCTTCCGGAGCACCTCTATCCTCCTCCCCCACTGGTGACGTCCTGGGTGGCCGCCATAATTAAGTCTCGCATCGAAGGGAGCAAATCTTCCCAGGAATCCTCACGCCAGCTGATTGAGACTGCATTGTGCAAATATTCTCAGCAAACAGGCCAACATTACGAGCTCCATCTAGCCTGTGGCATACATATGTTCATCAAATCGGAAGCCTTTTGGCACATCAATTTCTTGGCACGGCCAAAGGATACTGCTGGTGAACTGCCCATTTACTTCTTTGCTGAAGCAACGGTTCCAATGGGCGAGGACAACGAATTCCTGGAGGAGGACATCGGTCTTGTGCTGCCCAATCAAACTGGCTGGAATTG